A genomic segment from Nitrospira sp. MA-1 encodes:
- the lptG gene encoding LPS export ABC transporter permease LptG gives MKKISWYVFGKFSRVFLMCLVTVLTIYLVVDFFEKLRKFLKYDADLTVIFSFFVYRIPEIAFLLAPLAALMASILTVGGLNRTREITAMRSCGLSFYQIAIPFFVFGALVSVVGLSLTAVLIPLANIKAEYVQSVLIQNKPEPLSLTPEGLWLRVGRNHLLRIDSVTEDGHRLNGIHQYTLDDRFNLKGILEGEWATFVDEEWVIEHVIQRTFQEEERMQVNGMPRQVLRLSLTPDDFQNWLSQSPEHMSLYELHDYIQRVIEDGHSPHRFLTDYWARFAYSIVPLVMTLLGISVSLRGSGVRGVGVAKGLGQTLAIGFFFWAAHSVGIVLGRNGAVLPIIGSWIATAMFLVIGINLFLKLK, from the coding sequence ATGAAGAAAATTTCTTGGTATGTGTTTGGAAAATTTAGCCGGGTCTTCCTGATGTGTCTTGTAACGGTGTTGACGATTTATCTCGTCGTGGATTTTTTCGAAAAATTAAGAAAATTTTTAAAATATGATGCGGACTTAACGGTTATTTTTAGCTTTTTTGTCTATCGAATCCCTGAAATTGCCTTTTTACTGGCCCCGCTGGCGGCCCTGATGGCCTCAATTTTGACGGTTGGTGGGCTTAACCGGACTCGTGAAATTACGGCGATGCGCAGTTGCGGGTTAAGTTTTTATCAAATTGCCATTCCCTTTTTTGTTTTTGGTGCGCTCGTGAGTGTCGTGGGTCTGAGTTTGACGGCTGTGTTGATTCCTCTGGCCAATATCAAAGCCGAATATGTCCAATCGGTCCTGATTCAAAATAAACCAGAGCCCCTCTCACTCACTCCGGAAGGTTTGTGGCTCAGGGTGGGACGAAATCACCTTTTGCGTATTGATTCGGTGACAGAGGATGGACATCGTTTGAATGGTATTCACCAGTACACACTCGATGATCGCTTCAATCTCAAGGGAATTCTTGAAGGGGAATGGGCAACATTTGTCGATGAGGAATGGGTGATTGAGCATGTGATTCAACGAACATTTCAGGAAGAAGAACGCATGCAAGTGAATGGCATGCCACGGCAGGTGTTGCGCCTCTCTCTCACGCCTGATGATTTTCAGAATTGGCTATCTCAGTCTCCAGAGCACATGTCGTTGTATGAATTGCATGATTATATTCAGAGAGTAATTGAAGATGGCCATAGTCCTCATCGTTTTTTAACTGATTATTGGGCTCGTTTTGCGTACTCCATCGTTCCTCTGGTGATGACATTGCTAGGGATCTCGGTGAGTCTTCGAGGAAGTGGTGTGCGTGGGGTGGGAGTGGCGAAAGGGCTTGGGCAAACTCTGGCAATTGGATTTTTCTTCTGGGCCGCACATTCCGTGGGTATTGTTTTAGGACGCAATGGAGCGGTGTTACCGATCATTGGTAGTTGGATTGCCACAGCCATGTTTTTGGTCATCGGAATTAACCTTTTTTTGAAGCTAAAATGA
- a CDS encoding FliA/WhiG family RNA polymerase sigma factor, whose product MDDDAQHFTEPAIGIKELDSSCLGSVSQDKAENGEAQDRLDQEHVTRILLEFLPIIRRMAGVMAFKNPFSLDVEDLTSAGAMGLLSALKRYDPTRDIKFRTFAEYRIRGMMLDEIRAMDWVPRSVRSRRDQVRQIVEEHLQKNGTPPTSQELAALLGVPIDEIEGVGGCDPRLISLDEPVGQGEDECTLRDVLPDVNYLDPFVACADAEMKAALSAALETLSARQQEVLQSYYHTGLTMKEIGHQMGLTESGVCRVHSGALRHLRIELKRIEDGGCSATRPKNLRKTRAGND is encoded by the coding sequence ATGGACGATGACGCGCAACATTTCACAGAGCCAGCAATTGGCATCAAAGAGCTCGACTCGTCTTGCCTTGGCTCAGTTAGTCAGGACAAAGCAGAAAATGGAGAAGCGCAGGACCGGCTTGATCAGGAACATGTTACTCGGATTTTATTGGAGTTTCTCCCGATCATTCGCCGGATGGCTGGAGTTATGGCGTTCAAGAATCCCTTTTCCCTGGATGTCGAGGATTTGACGAGCGCCGGGGCAATGGGTTTGTTGTCCGCGTTAAAGCGCTATGATCCAACACGGGATATCAAATTTAGAACATTTGCCGAATATCGCATCCGTGGCATGATGTTAGATGAAATTCGGGCAATGGATTGGGTTCCTCGGTCTGTTCGATCCCGTCGAGATCAAGTGCGACAAATTGTTGAAGAACATCTTCAGAAAAACGGGACGCCACCGACTTCACAGGAATTGGCTGCGCTATTGGGCGTTCCCATTGATGAAATAGAGGGAGTGGGAGGGTGTGATCCTCGTCTAATTAGTCTGGACGAGCCGGTTGGGCAAGGGGAAGATGAATGTACGCTTCGTGATGTTTTGCCGGATGTTAACTATCTGGACCCTTTTGTGGCCTGTGCGGACGCAGAAATGAAGGCGGCATTATCAGCGGCCCTTGAGACATTATCGGCACGCCAGCAAGAAGTACTTCAGTCCTATTATCACACCGGATTAACGATGAAGGAAATTGGTCACCAAATGGGGCTTACCGAATCTGGCGTCTGTCGGGTGCATTCCGGTGCACTCCGACATTTACGCATAGAGTTGAAACGTATTGAGGATGGGGGATGCAGTGCGACTCGGCCTAAGAATTTACGAAAAACGCGTGCAGGCAATGACTAG